Proteins encoded together in one Streptomyces sp. NBC_01216 window:
- a CDS encoding IclR family transcriptional regulator: MAKNIQSLERAAAMLRLLAGGERRLGLSDIASSLGLAKGTAHGILRTLQAEGFVEQDAASRYQLGAELLRLGNSYLDVHELRARALVWTDDLARSSGESVHLGVLHQQGVLIVHHVFRPDDSRQVLEVGAMQPLHSTALGKVLSAYDPVAHSEVLEIAREPFTPRTVTDTESFETLLDHTRARGWAADVEETWEGVASVAAPIHDRRRMPVGAVAITGAVERVCAGGELRSELVAAVRDCARAVSRDLGAGRF; the protein is encoded by the coding sequence ATGGCGAAGAACATCCAGTCGCTTGAACGGGCGGCGGCGATGCTGCGACTGCTCGCGGGCGGCGAACGCCGGCTCGGGCTGTCCGACATCGCCTCGTCCCTGGGGCTCGCCAAGGGCACGGCACACGGCATCCTGCGCACCCTCCAGGCCGAGGGCTTCGTCGAGCAGGACGCGGCCTCGCGCTACCAGCTGGGCGCGGAACTGCTGCGCCTGGGCAACAGCTACCTGGACGTGCACGAGCTGCGGGCGCGGGCGCTGGTCTGGACCGACGACCTGGCCCGCTCCAGCGGCGAGAGCGTCCATCTGGGCGTCCTGCACCAGCAGGGCGTCCTGATCGTGCACCACGTCTTCCGGCCCGACGACAGTCGGCAGGTCCTGGAGGTCGGCGCGATGCAGCCGCTGCACTCCACGGCACTGGGCAAGGTGCTGTCGGCCTACGACCCGGTGGCGCACAGCGAGGTCCTGGAGATCGCGCGCGAGCCCTTCACGCCCCGCACCGTCACCGACACGGAGTCCTTCGAGACGCTGCTCGACCACACCCGGGCGCGCGGGTGGGCAGCCGACGTGGAGGAGACCTGGGAGGGCGTGGCCTCAGTGGCCGCCCCCATCCACGACCGACGCCGGATGCCGGTAGGCGCGGTGGCCATCACAGGCGCCGTGGAGCGGGTCTGTGCGGGCGGCGAACTGCGCTCCGAGCTGGTCGCCGCGGTGCGTGACTGCGCCCGCGCCGTCTCCCGCGACCTGGGCGCAGGCCGCTTCTAG
- the metH gene encoding methionine synthase — MASSPTPPAGSPDRAAALREALATRVVVADGAMGTMLQAQDPSMEDFENLEGCNEILNVTRPDIVRSVHQEYFAAGVDCVETNTFGANLAALGEYDIPERVHELSESGARIAREVADEFTASTGQQRWVLGSIGPGTKLPTLGHAPYTALRDAYQQNAEGLLAGGADALLVETTQDLLQTKASVVGARRALDALGADVPLICSVTVETTGTMLLGSEIGAALTALEPLGIDMIGLNCATGPAEMSEHLRYLARHSRIPLSCMPNAGLPVLGKDGAHYPLSPTELADAQENFVREYGLSLIGGCCGTTPEHLRQVVERVRGLAPTAREPRPEPGAASLYQTVPFRQDTAYMAIGERTNANGSKKFREAMLEARWDDCVEMARDQIREGAHMLDLCVDYVGRDGVADMAELAGRFATASTLPIVLDSTEVDVLQAGLEKLGGRAVINSVNYEDGDGPDSRFAKVTRLAREHGAALIALTIDEEGQARTVETKVAIAERLIEDLTGNWGIHESDILIDTLTFTICTGQEESRGDGVATIEAIRELKRRHPEVQTTLGLSNISFGLNPAARILLNSVFLDECVKAGLDSAIVHASKILPIARFDEEQVTTALDLIHDRRSEGYDPLQKLMALFEGVDTKSMKAGKTEELLALPLDERLKRRIIDGEKNGLETDLDEALETRPALDIVNETLLEGMKVVGELFGSGQMQLPFVLQSAEVMKNAVAYLEPHMEKSDAEGKGTIVLATVRGDVHDIGKNLVDIILSNNGYNVVNLGIKQPVAAILEAAEEHRADVIGMSGLLVKSTVIMKENLEELNQRGLATDFPVILGGAALTRAYVEQDLHEIYHGEVRYARDAFEGLRLMDALIAVKRGVPGAALPELKQRRVAQRASALEVNEPEEAGRSDVATDNPVPAPPFWGTRVVKGIQLKEYASWLDEGALFKGQWGLKQTRAGDGPSYEELVETDGRPRLRGWLERLHTENLLEAAVVHGYFPCVSKGDDLIILDEQGNERTRFTFPRQRRGRRLCLADFFRPEESGETDVVGLQVVTVGSRIGEATARLFESDSYRDYLELHGLSVQLAEALAEYWHARVRAELGFAGEDPADVEDMFALKYRGARFSLGYGACPDLEDRAKIAELLRPERIGVQLSEEFQLHPEQSTDAIVIHHPEAKYFNAR; from the coding sequence ATGGCCTCGTCGCCGACCCCGCCCGCCGGCAGCCCCGACCGCGCCGCAGCCCTCCGTGAGGCACTCGCGACCCGTGTGGTCGTGGCGGACGGAGCGATGGGCACCATGCTCCAGGCGCAGGACCCCTCGATGGAGGACTTCGAGAACCTCGAGGGCTGCAACGAGATCCTGAACGTCACCCGGCCCGACATCGTCCGCTCGGTGCACCAGGAGTACTTCGCCGCGGGCGTCGACTGTGTCGAGACCAACACCTTCGGCGCCAACCTCGCCGCGCTCGGCGAGTACGACATCCCCGAGCGCGTGCACGAGCTCTCCGAGTCCGGCGCCCGGATCGCCCGCGAGGTCGCCGACGAGTTCACCGCCTCCACCGGGCAGCAGCGCTGGGTGCTGGGCTCCATCGGTCCGGGCACCAAGTTGCCGACCCTGGGCCACGCGCCGTACACCGCGCTGCGCGACGCCTACCAGCAGAACGCCGAGGGCCTGCTCGCGGGCGGCGCCGACGCGCTGCTGGTGGAGACCACCCAGGACCTGCTCCAGACCAAGGCGTCCGTCGTCGGCGCCCGCCGCGCCCTCGACGCGCTCGGCGCCGACGTCCCGCTGATCTGTTCCGTCACGGTCGAGACGACGGGCACGATGCTGCTCGGTTCGGAGATCGGCGCGGCGCTCACCGCGCTGGAGCCGCTCGGCATCGACATGATCGGCCTGAACTGCGCGACCGGTCCGGCCGAGATGAGCGAGCACCTGCGGTATCTGGCACGCCACTCGCGCATCCCGCTGTCCTGCATGCCCAACGCCGGCCTGCCGGTGCTGGGGAAGGACGGCGCGCACTATCCGCTGTCTCCGACGGAGCTGGCCGACGCGCAGGAGAACTTCGTCCGTGAGTACGGGCTGTCGCTGATCGGCGGCTGTTGCGGTACGACCCCCGAGCACCTGCGCCAGGTCGTGGAGCGGGTCCGGGGCCTCGCCCCGACCGCTCGCGAGCCGCGCCCCGAGCCGGGTGCCGCCTCGCTCTACCAGACGGTGCCGTTCCGGCAGGACACCGCCTACATGGCGATCGGGGAGCGGACGAACGCCAACGGGTCCAAGAAGTTCCGCGAGGCGATGCTCGAGGCCCGCTGGGACGACTGTGTGGAGATGGCGCGGGACCAGATCCGCGAGGGAGCGCACATGCTGGATCTGTGCGTGGACTACGTGGGCCGTGACGGCGTCGCGGACATGGCGGAACTGGCGGGTCGCTTCGCGACGGCGTCGACGCTGCCGATCGTGCTGGACTCCACCGAGGTCGACGTCCTCCAGGCCGGTCTGGAGAAGCTCGGCGGCCGTGCGGTGATCAACTCGGTCAACTACGAGGACGGTGACGGCCCCGACTCGCGCTTCGCGAAGGTGACCCGGCTGGCTCGGGAACACGGTGCCGCGCTGATCGCCCTCACCATCGACGAGGAGGGCCAGGCCCGGACCGTCGAGACCAAGGTCGCCATCGCCGAGCGGTTGATCGAGGACCTGACCGGCAACTGGGGCATCCACGAGTCGGACATCCTGATCGACACCCTGACCTTCACGATCTGCACCGGTCAGGAGGAGTCGCGCGGCGACGGTGTCGCCACCATCGAGGCGATCCGTGAGCTCAAGCGCCGCCATCCGGAGGTGCAGACCACGCTCGGCCTGTCGAACATCTCCTTCGGTCTCAACCCGGCCGCCCGGATCCTGCTGAACTCCGTCTTCCTCGACGAGTGCGTCAAGGCGGGTCTGGACTCGGCGATCGTGCACGCCTCCAAGATCCTCCCGATCGCCCGGTTCGACGAGGAGCAGGTCACCACCGCCCTCGACCTGATCCACGACCGGCGTTCCGAGGGCTACGACCCGCTCCAGAAGCTGATGGCCCTCTTCGAGGGCGTCGACACCAAGTCGATGAAGGCAGGCAAGACCGAGGAACTCCTCGCCCTGCCGCTGGACGAGCGGCTGAAGCGGCGCATCATCGACGGAGAGAAGAACGGTCTGGAGACCGATCTCGATGAGGCACTGGAGACCCGCCCCGCGCTGGACATCGTCAACGAGACGCTGCTGGAGGGCATGAAGGTCGTCGGTGAGCTGTTCGGCTCCGGCCAGATGCAGCTCCCGTTCGTGCTCCAGTCCGCCGAGGTGATGAAGAACGCGGTCGCCTACCTCGAACCCCACATGGAGAAGTCGGACGCCGAGGGCAAGGGCACCATCGTGCTGGCCACGGTGCGCGGTGACGTTCACGACATCGGCAAGAACCTGGTCGACATCATCCTCTCCAACAACGGCTACAACGTGGTGAACCTCGGCATCAAGCAGCCCGTCGCCGCGATCCTGGAAGCCGCCGAGGAGCACAGGGCCGACGTCATCGGCATGTCGGGCCTCCTGGTCAAGTCCACCGTGATCATGAAGGAGAACCTCGAGGAGCTCAACCAGCGCGGACTCGCCACCGACTTCCCCGTCATCCTCGGCGGCGCCGCCCTCACTCGCGCCTACGTCGAACAGGACCTCCACGAGATCTACCACGGCGAGGTCCGTTACGCCCGCGACGCCTTCGAGGGCCTGCGCCTCATGGACGCCCTGATCGCCGTCAAGCGCGGCGTCCCCGGCGCTGCCCTGCCCGAACTCAAGCAACGCCGGGTCGCCCAGCGCGCCAGCGCGCTCGAGGTCAACGAGCCGGAGGAAGCCGGCCGTTCCGACGTCGCCACGGACAACCCCGTGCCGGCCCCGCCGTTCTGGGGCACCCGGGTCGTGAAGGGCATCCAGCTGAAGGAGTACGCGAGCTGGCTCGACGAGGGCGCCCTCTTCAAGGGCCAGTGGGGCCTGAAGCAGACGCGTGCCGGGGACGGCCCGAGCTACGAGGAGCTCGTCGAGACCGACGGCCGCCCGCGGCTGCGCGGCTGGCTGGAGCGGCTGCACACCGAGAACCTGCTGGAGGCGGCCGTCGTGCACGGCTACTTCCCGTGTGTCTCCAAGGGCGACGACCTGATCATCCTCGACGAGCAGGGCAACGAGCGGACCCGCTTCACCTTCCCGCGCCAGCGCCGGGGACGCCGCCTGTGCCTGGCCGACTTCTTCCGCCCCGAGGAGTCCGGCGAGACCGACGTGGTCGGCCTCCAGGTCGTCACCGTCGGCTCCCGGATCGGCGAGGCCACCGCCAGGCTCTTCGAGTCCGACTCCTACCGCGACTACCTCGAACTGCACGGCCTGTCGGTGCAGCTGGCCGAGGCCCTCGCCGAGTACTGGCACGCCCGGGTCCGGGCGGAGCTCGGCTTCGCGGGCGAGGACCCGGCCGATGTCGAGGACATGTTCGCGCTGAAGTACCGTGGCGCCCGCTTCTCGCTGGGCTACGGTGCCTGCCCCGACCTGGAGGACCGCGCGAAGATCGCCGAGCTGCTCCGTCCCGAGCGGATCGGAGTCCAGCTGTCCGAGGAGTTCCAGCTCCACCCGGAGCAGTCCACGGACGCGATCGTCATTCACCACCCCGAGGCGAAGTACTTCAACGCCCGCTGA
- a CDS encoding HAD family hydrolase — MTSTVPASLFRTDGSSALQAVFLDMDGTLVDTEGFWWDAEVEAFRDLGHRLDESWRDVVVGGPMTRSAGYLIDATGADITLAELTVLLNEKFEQRIDRGVPLMPGAERLLAELSRHAIPTALVSASHRRIIDRVLASLGHDRFTLTVAGDEVLRTKPHPEPYLTAARGVGADPGLCAVIEDTATGVAAAEAAGCRVVAVPSVAPIPPAGGRTVVRSLEEVDVPFLRTLITGPR, encoded by the coding sequence ATGACCAGTACGGTCCCCGCGTCCTTGTTCCGTACCGACGGCAGCTCCGCCCTGCAGGCGGTGTTCCTCGACATGGACGGCACCCTCGTCGACACCGAGGGATTCTGGTGGGACGCGGAGGTCGAGGCGTTCCGGGACCTCGGGCACCGGCTGGACGAGTCCTGGCGGGACGTAGTCGTCGGCGGCCCCATGACGCGCAGTGCCGGCTACCTCATCGACGCCACGGGCGCCGACATCACCCTCGCCGAACTGACGGTCCTGCTCAACGAGAAGTTCGAGCAGCGCATCGACCGGGGAGTACCACTGATGCCGGGCGCCGAGCGGCTCCTGGCCGAGCTGTCACGGCACGCCATCCCGACCGCCCTGGTCTCCGCCTCGCACCGGCGGATCATCGACCGGGTCCTCGCGTCCCTGGGCCATGACCGTTTCACCCTCACCGTCGCCGGCGACGAGGTCCTGCGTACCAAGCCCCACCCCGAGCCGTATCTGACGGCCGCCCGTGGCGTGGGCGCCGACCCGGGTCTCTGCGCCGTCATCGAGGACACGGCGACCGGCGTGGCGGCTGCCGAGGCGGCCGGTTGCCGGGTGGTCGCGGTTCCCTCCGTGGCACCTATCCCGCCGGCCGGGGGCCGTACCGTCGTCCGTTCCCTGGAAGAGGTCGACGTGCCGTTTCTCCGGACCTTGATCACTGGTCCCCGATGA
- a CDS encoding ABC transporter substrate-binding protein, with protein sequence MNRKTLVLPAVAGLLAPLLVACGGSDENRAIVVGTTDRFLADSETPAPLDPAFAYDTGAWNILRQTVQTLMHAPRGGGEPVPEAAESCGFSDKASESYRCKLREGLTFSDGTPLTADDVKFSVERVLNIKSDNGTAALLAGIDTIETKNDREIVFHLKTPDATFPYKLSTPVAGILSKGKYSATELREGFEVDGSGPYTMKVEREGDRVAKAVFTRNPKYQGDITLRNDKVELRSYADADTMGRALRNREIDVMTRSMSLDQIKDLTEKPQAGIELTEVPGLEIRYLAFNTEAPSVKDKAVRQAMASVVDRGALVNAVYGTTAQPLYSLIPSSITGHSTDFFDIYGEPSAAKARGILKDAGIKTPVKLTLHYTTDHYGSGTQKEFETLREQLNSTGLFDAAIEGAEWSTFRPAQKRGDYAVYGLGWFPDFPDPDNYVAPFLDADNFLNTPYVNKAVREQLIPESRRSADRTAVSPVFGEIQETVAKDVPLLPLWQGKQYVAARDDVTGVEWALNTSSDLLLWELGRGSV encoded by the coding sequence ATGAACCGCAAGACCTTGGTGCTGCCGGCCGTGGCCGGACTGCTCGCGCCGCTGCTCGTCGCGTGCGGCGGTTCGGACGAGAACAGAGCCATCGTCGTCGGCACCACCGACCGGTTCCTCGCCGACAGCGAGACCCCGGCGCCCCTCGACCCGGCCTTCGCCTACGACACCGGCGCCTGGAACATCCTGCGCCAGACCGTGCAGACGCTGATGCACGCGCCTCGCGGCGGCGGCGAGCCCGTGCCCGAGGCCGCCGAGAGCTGCGGATTCAGCGACAAGGCCAGCGAGAGCTACCGCTGCAAACTGCGCGAGGGCCTCACCTTCTCGGACGGCACACCGCTCACCGCCGATGACGTGAAGTTCTCCGTCGAGCGCGTCCTGAACATCAAGTCCGACAACGGCACCGCGGCCCTCCTCGCCGGCATCGACACCATCGAGACGAAGAACGACCGCGAGATCGTCTTCCACCTCAAGACGCCTGACGCGACCTTCCCGTACAAGCTCTCCACCCCGGTCGCCGGCATCCTGAGCAAGGGCAAGTACAGCGCCACCGAGCTACGCGAGGGCTTCGAGGTCGACGGCTCCGGCCCGTACACGATGAAGGTCGAGCGCGAAGGCGACCGCGTCGCCAAGGCTGTCTTCACCCGGAACCCGAAGTACCAGGGTGACATCACCCTGCGCAACGACAAGGTCGAGCTCCGCTCCTACGCCGACGCGGACACCATGGGCCGGGCGCTCCGGAACCGCGAGATCGACGTCATGACCCGCTCGATGTCGCTGGACCAGATCAAGGACCTCACCGAGAAGCCCCAGGCGGGCATCGAACTCACCGAGGTCCCGGGCCTGGAGATCCGCTACCTCGCCTTCAACACCGAGGCGCCCTCCGTCAAGGACAAGGCCGTCCGGCAGGCCATGGCCTCCGTCGTCGACCGCGGCGCGCTCGTGAACGCGGTGTACGGCACCACCGCGCAGCCGCTCTACTCACTGATCCCCTCCAGCATCACCGGGCACTCCACCGACTTCTTCGACATCTACGGAGAGCCCAGCGCCGCCAAGGCCCGCGGCATCCTGAAGGACGCCGGCATCAAGACCCCGGTGAAGCTGACGCTGCACTACACCACCGATCACTACGGTTCCGGCACACAGAAGGAATTCGAGACGCTGCGCGAGCAGCTCAACTCCACGGGCCTCTTCGACGCGGCCATCGAGGGCGCCGAGTGGTCCACCTTCCGCCCGGCGCAGAAGCGCGGTGACTACGCGGTCTACGGCCTCGGCTGGTTCCCCGACTTCCCGGACCCGGACAACTACGTGGCGCCGTTCCTCGACGCGGACAACTTCCTCAACACGCCTTACGTCAACAAGGCGGTCCGGGAGCAGCTGATCCCGGAGTCGCGCCGCTCGGCCGACCGCACCGCCGTCAGCCCGGTCTTCGGCGAGATCCAGGAGACCGTGGCCAAGGACGTGCCGCTCCTTCCGCTGTGGCAGGGCAAGCAGTACGTCGCCGCCCGCGACGACGTGACCGGCGTCGAATGGGCGCTGAACACCTCCTCCGACCTGCTCCTGTGGGAGCTCGGCCGGGGCAGCGTCTGA
- a CDS encoding MIP/aquaporin family protein — MSSSDIFIGETIGTAVLILLGAGVVAAVVLKRSKAQNAGWLAITFGWGFAVMTAVYMTASLSGAHLNPAVTVGIAIKDSDWSNVPVYFAGQLLGAMIGAALVWVAYYGQFQAHLTDPEIIAAPPHEEGMVDQKTAPNAGPVLGIFSTGPEVRNVWQNLATEIIGTVVLVLAVLTQGLNDSGKGLGVLGALITAFVVVSIGLSLGGPTGYAINPARDLGPRIVHALLPLPNKGGSDWSYAWIPIAGPLIGGALAAGIYNIAFA, encoded by the coding sequence GTGTCCAGCTCCGACATCTTCATCGGCGAGACCATAGGTACCGCCGTACTCATCCTGCTCGGCGCCGGCGTCGTCGCCGCCGTCGTACTCAAGCGCTCGAAGGCGCAGAACGCCGGTTGGCTGGCCATCACCTTCGGGTGGGGCTTCGCGGTCATGACCGCGGTCTACATGACGGCCTCCCTCTCCGGCGCCCACCTCAACCCGGCGGTCACGGTCGGTATCGCGATCAAGGACAGCGACTGGAGCAACGTTCCGGTCTACTTCGCCGGCCAGCTGCTCGGCGCGATGATCGGCGCCGCGCTGGTCTGGGTCGCCTACTACGGCCAGTTCCAGGCCCACCTCACGGACCCGGAGATCATCGCCGCGCCCCCGCACGAGGAGGGCATGGTCGACCAGAAGACCGCTCCGAACGCCGGCCCCGTGCTCGGCATCTTCTCCACCGGCCCCGAGGTCCGCAACGTGTGGCAGAACCTGGCCACCGAGATCATCGGCACCGTCGTGCTGGTACTGGCGGTGCTCACCCAGGGCCTCAACGACAGCGGCAAGGGCCTCGGCGTCCTCGGCGCCCTGATCACCGCCTTCGTCGTCGTCTCCATCGGCCTCTCGCTGGGCGGCCCGACCGGCTACGCCATCAACCCGGCCCGTGACCTCGGTCCGCGCATCGTGCACGCCCTGCTCCCGCTGCCGAACAAGGGCGGCTCCGACTGGAGCTACGCCTGGATCCCGATCGCCGGTCCGCTGATCGGTGGTGCCCTCGCGGCGGGTATCTACAACATCGCGTTCGCCTGA
- the glpK gene encoding glycerol kinase GlpK has protein sequence MTDAHTSGPFIAAIDQGTTSSRCIVFDKDGRIVSVDQKEHEQIFPKPGWVEHDAAEIWTNVQEVVAGAIEKGGISAADVKAIGITNQRETTLMWDKNTGEPVHNALVWQDTRTDGLCRELGRNVGQDRFRRETGLPLASYFSGPKVRWLLDNVEGLRERAERGDILFGTMDSWVIWNLTGGVDGGHHVTDVTNASRTMLMNLHTMEWDDKILQSMDVPAAVLPEIRSSAEVYGHVKGGVLDGIPVASALGDQQAALFGQTCFAEGEAKSTYGTGTFMLMNTGDKIINSYSGLLTTVGYQIGEEKPVYALEGSIAVTGSLVQWMRDQMGLIKSAAEIETLASSVEDNGGAYFVPAFSGLFAPYWRSDARGVIAGLTRYVTKAHIARAVLEATAWQTREITDAMTKDSGVELTALKVDGGMTSNNLLMQTLSDFLDAPVVRPMVAETTCLGAAYAAGLAVGFWPDTDALRANWRRAAEWTPRMDADKRDSEYKSWLKAVERSMGWLEDGSDEE, from the coding sequence GTGACCGACGCACACACCAGCGGCCCCTTCATCGCCGCCATCGACCAGGGCACGACCTCGTCCCGCTGCATCGTCTTCGACAAGGACGGCCGGATCGTCTCCGTCGACCAGAAGGAGCACGAACAGATCTTCCCCAAGCCGGGCTGGGTGGAGCACGACGCCGCCGAGATCTGGACCAACGTGCAGGAAGTGGTGGCCGGAGCCATCGAGAAGGGCGGCATCTCCGCCGCCGACGTGAAGGCCATCGGCATCACCAACCAGCGCGAGACCACGCTGATGTGGGACAAGAACACCGGTGAGCCGGTCCACAACGCGCTCGTCTGGCAGGACACCCGCACCGACGGGCTGTGCAGGGAGCTCGGCCGCAACGTCGGCCAGGACCGCTTCCGGCGCGAGACGGGCCTGCCGCTGGCCAGCTACTTCTCCGGGCCGAAGGTCCGCTGGCTGCTCGACAACGTCGAGGGCCTGCGGGAGCGCGCCGAGCGCGGCGACATCCTCTTCGGCACGATGGACTCCTGGGTCATCTGGAACCTGACCGGCGGCGTCGACGGCGGCCACCACGTCACCGACGTGACCAACGCGTCGCGCACCATGCTCATGAACCTCCACACCATGGAGTGGGACGACAAGATCCTCCAGTCCATGGACGTCCCGGCCGCCGTGCTGCCGGAGATCCGCTCCTCCGCCGAGGTCTACGGCCACGTCAAGGGCGGCGTCCTGGACGGCATCCCGGTCGCCTCCGCGCTCGGCGACCAGCAGGCGGCCCTCTTCGGCCAGACCTGCTTCGCCGAGGGCGAGGCCAAGTCCACCTACGGCACCGGCACCTTCATGCTGATGAACACCGGTGACAAGATCATCAACTCCTACAGCGGCCTGCTGACCACGGTCGGCTACCAGATCGGCGAGGAGAAGCCGGTCTACGCCCTGGAGGGCTCGATCGCCGTCACCGGTTCGCTGGTGCAGTGGATGCGCGACCAGATGGGCCTGATCAAGTCCGCCGCCGAGATCGAGACCCTGGCGTCCTCCGTCGAGGACAACGGCGGTGCCTACTTCGTCCCGGCCTTCTCCGGCCTGTTCGCCCCGTACTGGCGCTCCGACGCCCGCGGTGTGATCGCCGGCCTCACCCGGTACGTCACCAAGGCGCACATCGCCCGCGCCGTCCTCGAGGCCACCGCCTGGCAGACCCGCGAGATCACCGACGCCATGACCAAGGACTCCGGCGTCGAACTGACCGCGCTCAAGGTGGACGGCGGCATGACCTCCAACAACCTGCTGATGCAGACCCTCTCGGACTTCCTGGACGCGCCGGTCGTGCGTCCGATGGTCGCCGAGACGACCTGCCTCGGCGCCGCCTACGCCGCCGGCCTGGCCGTCGGCTTCTGGCCGGACACCGACGCGCTGCGCGCCAACTGGCGCCGCGCCGCTGAATGGACCCCTCGCATGGACGCCGACAAGCGTGACAGCGAGTACAAGAGCTGGCTGAAGGCCGTTGAACGCTCCATGGGCTGGCTCGAAGACGGATCTGACGAGGAGTAA